Proteins encoded within one genomic window of Haematobia irritans isolate KBUSLIRL chromosome 5, ASM5000362v1, whole genome shotgun sequence:
- the LOC142239420 gene encoding putative inorganic phosphate cotransporter, translating into MATVEEKGPTLGMRHMQALLIFLNIVVVYISRLNIGVAVVAMTNAETTNPDFPEFDWNEKEISYILSSFYWGYVFTQFLGGALSKRFGAKITMGLSTFFSAILTAVTPVAATHGGWQAFCAIRVVQGLFQGMLFPCIHEHLAKWSPLHERNRLGALSHTGIECGTVLALGITGLIAGGPLGWPGISYVSAGLCFAWCFLWFIFASNNATESRFIKEAEKHYIESSLEHADDFHEKKIPIPWKAIWLSVPFNALLVARCAEGWGLATLQAQIPSYLNGVLDMEIKSNALFSALPFLAMWAMSYVYVISADILQRKKILTLSGIRKTMNSCAFWLPAIGLIVIGFLDSDSKTWAIVLMTFSVGVNSGATIGSSLNTIDLSPNHAGILMGIVNTIANFMPLISPLVVGVIVTDSSNRTQWQIVFAISSVVFFLGNLVYLIWGTAVSQPWDAEDYLLPKDPESSSKEIERSQSGNSEKIPETIPKALDMGIDNKGGNFADE; encoded by the exons aTGGCTACTGTAGAAGAAAAAG gACCCACATTGGGCATGCGGCACATGCAGGCACTTTTAATATTCCTTAACATAGTCGTGGTGTATATCAGCCGCCTTAATATTGGAGTAGCCGTGGTGGCCATGACAAATGCTGAAACTACAAATCCAGATTTTCCG gaattcgATTGGAATGAGAAGGAGATTTCCTACATACTTTCGAGTTTTTATTGGGGCtatgtttttacccaatttctgGGAGGAGCTTTAAGTAAACGTTTCGGAGCCAAAATAACAATGGGCCTTTCAACATTTTTCTCGGCAATATTGACTGCTGTAACACCAGTGGCTGCAACCCATGGAGGATGGCAAGCCTTTTGTGCGATACGTGTTGTACAGGGCCTTTTCCAAGGTATGCTGTTTCCTTGTATCCATGAGCATTTGGCCAAATGGTCCCCCCTGCATGAGCGTAATCGTCTGGGAGCTTTAAGTCATACGGGCATTGAATGTGGAACAGTATTGGCTTTGGGCATTACAGGCCTTATAGCAGGAGGCCCCTTGGGGTGGCCTGGCATCTCATATGTTTCAGCTGGCTTATGTTTTGCTTGGTGCtttctttggtttatttttgcTTCGAACAATGCCACGGAATCGCGTTTCATCAAAGAGGCTGAGAAGCATTATATCGAGTCCTCATTGGAGCATGCTGATGATTTTCATGAGAAAAAAATACCCATCCCTTGGAAGGCCATATGGTTGTCGGTACCTTTTAATGCCTTATTGGTAGCTCGATGTGCCGAAGGTTGGGGCCTTGCTACATTACAAGCGCAAATTCCATCCTATTTGAATGGAGTCCTAGACATGGAAATCAAATCGAATGCTTTATTCTCCGCTCTGCCATTCCTTGCAATGTGGGCAATGTCCTATGTCTATGTGATCTCTGCAGATATTTTGCAGCGCAAGAAGATTTTGACTTTATCGGGAATACGGAAAACCATGAATAGTTGTGCTTTTTGGTTACCAGCTATCGGTTTGATAGTTATAGGATTTTTGGATTCCGACAGTAAAACATGGGCCATTGTTCTAATGACCTTCAGTGTGGGTGTCAATAGTGGTGCTACCATAGGTAGTTCTCTGAATACCATAGATTTGTCACCCAATCATGCTGGTATTTTAATGGGCATTGTGAATACCATAGCGAATTTTATGCCTTTGATTTCTCCCTTGGTAGTTGGTGTCATAGTCACAGATTCG agcaATCGTACCCAATGGCAAATAGTATTCGCTATATCGTCTGTTGTCTTCTTCCTGGGCAATCTGGTTTATTTAATATGGGGTACAGCTGTTTCGCAGCCATGGGATGCCGAAGACTACCTTTTGCCTAAAGATCCTGAAAGTTCGTCTAAGGAAATTGAAAGAAGTCAAAGTGGAAATAGTGAAAAGATTCCAGAGACTATCCCTAAAGCGTTGGATATGGGTATAGACAATAAGGGAGGAAATTTCGCAGATGaataa
- the LOC142241727 gene encoding putative inorganic phosphate cotransporter, whose amino-acid sequence MTVVTDKGPVFGQRHVQAVLLFTCLAVNYLTKYNASICVVAMTNSATTNPNFPEYDWSPKEKSYILSSYFWGYIVTQFPGGNICRLFGVKATLLVCTLGSSLAGLVVPLTVDWGGWKIYCAVRVIQGMFQGLNLPCVHAHLAMWSPVEERNRLGALASSGTECGIVLSIFVSGRIAASNLGWPGIFYIFCGVGVIWCFIWMFFASNTPSESKFITENERNYIESSKNAMKEKKESEMLPQSIPVPWKAILCSTPFWALLVVRSAESWGFATIQGQMPTYMNGVYGMDMKSNALYSALPYLALWSLTYVYLLVADILLNRKILSLNALRKLINSIGFWVPSIGLIAVGFIENDQQTAAVALMIGIVGINAGNVIGSNLNTIDLSPNHAGVLMSLVHASASIWPMVAPIMVAAIVQDESDRTEWQIVFAIAAAVFFFGNLIYIIFGTTNLQKWDDPYFLQDKSIPVAASFVDAKHFEEVY is encoded by the exons ATGACGGTTGTGACAGATAAAG GACCTGTTTTCGGACAAAGGCATGTGCAAGCAGTACTTCTTTTCACCTGTCTCGCTGTGAACTATTTGACCAAGTACAATGCCAGTATCTGTGTTGTTGCAATGACAAATTCTGCGACAACTAATCCCAATTTCCCG GAATATGATTGGAGTCCAAAAGAAAAATCCTATATCCTATCGAGTTACTTTTGGGGCTATATAGTAACACAATTTCCAGGCGGTAATATATGTCGCCTTTTTGGTGTAAAAGCTACTCTATTAGTTTGTACACTGGGATCATCACTTGCTGGTCTTGTGGTACCCCTAACAGTCGATTGGGGAGGATGGAAGATCTATTGTGCTGTACGTGTTATACAAGGAATGTTCCAAGGTCTTAATCTACCTTGTGTACATGCCCATTTGGCCATGTGGTCCCCTGTGGAAGAGAGGAATCGTTTGGGAGCTTTAGCCAGTTCAGGAACGGAGTGTGGTATtgtgttgtcaatttttgtaaGTGGACGAATAGCAGCTTCAAATTTGGGATGGCCTGGTATATTCTATATATTCTGTGGTGTGGGAGTAATATGGTGCTTTATTTGGATGTTCTTTGCCTCGAACACTCCCAGTGAATCGAAATTTATAACAGAAAATGAACGAAATTACATTGAATCTTCTAAGAATGCAATGAAGGAGAAAAAGGAATCGGAAATGTTACCCCAAAGCATACCGGTCCCTTGGAAGGCTATACTATGTTCGACACCCTTTTGGGCTTTGTTGGTTGTTAGAAGTGCTGAATCATGGGGGTTTGCCACAATTCAAGGACAAATGCCCACCTATATGAATGGAGTTTATGGTATGGATATGAAAAGCAATGCTCTGTACTCTGCCCTACCATATCTGGCCTTGTGGTCTTTGACCTATGTCTATCTTCTGGTTGCCGATATCCTGCTAAATCGTAAAATCCTCTCTTTGAATGCTTTGAGAAAATTAATAAACTCTATAGGCTTTTGGGTACCCTCCATTGGCCTGATAGCTGtgggttttattgaaaatgatcAACAAACTGCAGCTGTTGCCCTAATGATTGGCATTGTGGGTATTAATGCGGGAAATGTGATTGGCAGTAATTTGAATACCATCGATTTGTCTCCAAATCATGCTGGAGTTCTGATGAGTCTGGTACATGCATCGGCTAGTATATGGCCCATGGTGGCACCCATTATGGTGGCAGCTATAGTCCAGGATGAG AGCGATCGCACAGAATGGCAAATTGTTTTTGCCATAGCAGCTGCTGTATTCTTTTTTGGTAATCTGATATACATTATATTTGGAACGACGAATCTGCAAAAATGGGATGATCCCTACTTTCTGCAGGATAAAAGTATACCTGTTGCTGCTAGTTTTGTAGATGCTAAACATTTTGAAGAGGTTTACTGA